A single Lactuca sativa cultivar Salinas chromosome 8, Lsat_Salinas_v11, whole genome shotgun sequence DNA region contains:
- the LOC111881716 gene encoding fumarylacetoacetase, translated as MALKSFVEVKLDSHFSIHNLPYGIFKHGGVDTTTPRPGVAIGDYVLDLSAIQSAGLFDGPLLCNSDCFHQSNLNKFLELGRPAWKEARATLQKLLSSDEPALQNNASLKQMALLPMDEVEMLLPIAIGDYTDFFSSKHHAKNCGLIFRGPENPVNPNWFHLPIAYHGRASSIVISGTDIIRPRGQGHPSGNSPPYFGPSRKLDFELEMAAVVGPGNELGKPIDVNEAADHIFGVVLMNDWSARDIQAWEYVPLGPFLGKSFGTTISPWIVTLDALEPFACDAPTQIPPPLPYLAEKISKNYDISLEVRIKPAGEEKSFTVTRSNFNHLYWTLTQQLAHHTVNGCNLRPGDLLGTGTISGPEAESYGCLLELTWNGTKELSVGKTSRKFLEDGDEVIISGICMGNGYNVGFGTCSGKILPSLP; from the exons ATGGCGTTAAAGTCTTTTGTTGAAGTTAAACTCGACTCACACTTCTCGATACATAACCTTCCCTACGGTATCTTCAAACATGGTGGGGTTGATACCACTACTCCAAGGCCTGGAGTTGCAATCGGAGATTACGTTCTCGATCTCTCAGCAATTCAATCTGCCGGATTGTTTGATGGTCCATTACTGTGCAATTCCGATTGTTTCCATCAG TCAAATCTTAACAAGTTTCTGGAACTGGGAAGACCAGCATGGAAGGAAGCTCGTGCTACACTGCAAAAACTATTGTCAT CTGATGAACCTGCTTTACAAAACAATGCAAGTTTGAAACAGATGGCACTTTTGCCTATG GATGAGGTGGAAATGCTTCTTCCTATTGCTATAGGGGACTACACAgacttcttttcatcaaaacaTCATGCTAAGAATTGTGGGTTGATATTTAGAGGGCCAGAAAACCCAGTCAATCCCAACTG GTTCCATCTTCCCATTGCTTATCATGGAAGAGCATCATCTATTGTTATATCTGGAACTGATATTATTAGACCAAG AGGTCAAGGTCACCCAAGTGGCAATTCTCCACCATACTTTGGACCTTCAAGAAAGTTGGATTTTGAGCTGGAAATG GCTGCTGTAGTTGGACCTGGAAATGAACTAGGAAAGCCTATAGATGTTAATGAGGCTGCAGATCATATTTTTGGAGTGGTGCTGATGAATGACTGGAGTG CTAGAGATATTCAGGCGTGGGAGTATGTACCTCTTGGTCCTTTTCTTGGGAAAAGTTTTG GGACTACAATATCACCATGGATTGTGACTCTAGATGCTCTAGAACCATTTGCTTGTGATGCTCCTACTCAAATCCCTCCACCTTTGCCATATCTTGCAGAAAAGATATCCAAAAACTACGATATTTCTTTGGAG GTTCGGATTAAACCAGCAGGagaagaaaaatcattcactgtcaCAAGGAGCAATTTCAACCACTT gtaCTGGACACTTACTCAACAACTCGCACACCATACTGTAAATGGTTGTAATTTGAGACCTGGAGATCTCCTCGGAACCGGAACAATTAGTGGACCT GAAGCTGAGTCTTATGGATGCTTGCTGGAGTTAACATGGAATGGAACAAAAGAGTTGTCTGTTGGTAAAACAAGCCGTAAATTTTTGGAAGATGGAGATGAAGTTATTATCAGTGGCATCTGCATG GGAAACGGGTACAATGTTGGATTTGGTACATGCTCAGGGAAGATCCTTCCATCTTTGCCATGA